A region of Salinibacter sp. 10B DNA encodes the following proteins:
- the rsmI gene encoding 16S rRNA (cytidine(1402)-2'-O)-methyltransferase, which yields MLYLVPTPIGNLDDMTYRAVQVLREVDLIACEDTRTSGVLLNHYDIDAATTAYHEHNEHDKTPRLIKRLRAGHDIALVTDAGSPGISDPGFYLTRACWENDIEVQALPGPTALIPALTASGLPSDRFVFEGFLPKKKGRQTRLDELASEPRTIVLYESPHRLLRTLDDLIEHFGADRLAAVARELTKKYEEIERGTLTEVRAYFAEYEKLRGECVVILHGAD from the coding sequence GTGCTCTACCTCGTTCCCACCCCCATCGGCAATCTCGACGACATGACCTACCGCGCCGTGCAGGTGCTGCGGGAGGTCGACCTGATCGCCTGCGAAGACACGCGCACGTCGGGCGTTCTGCTGAATCACTACGACATCGACGCTGCCACGACGGCGTACCACGAGCACAATGAGCACGACAAAACGCCGCGCCTCATCAAACGACTGCGGGCGGGGCACGACATCGCGCTGGTGACCGACGCAGGCAGCCCCGGCATCTCTGATCCCGGCTTCTATCTCACACGGGCCTGCTGGGAAAACGACATCGAGGTGCAAGCCCTTCCCGGCCCCACCGCTCTCATCCCGGCCCTCACCGCCAGCGGCCTGCCCTCCGATCGCTTCGTCTTCGAAGGATTTTTGCCTAAGAAAAAAGGACGCCAGACACGCCTCGACGAGCTGGCTTCCGAGCCGCGCACCATTGTGCTCTACGAGTCGCCCCACCGTCTCCTCCGCACGCTGGATGACCTCATCGAGCATTTTGGGGCCGACCGTCTCGCAGCGGTCGCCCGAGAACTCACGAAAAAGTACGAGGAGATCGAGCGTGGAACGCTCACTGAGGTGCGGGCGTATTTTGCCGAGTACGAAAAACTGCGGGGAGAGTGCGTCGTCATTCTCCACGGCGCGGACTGA
- a CDS encoding thioredoxin family protein, whose translation MKLLRPLLFGLCLFVVLPAHAQQSSENCQASATLSLNTDADADSASTTLTKQTAVTNPKPAVSVSPTTEAEAYVQNVIQNDGLHVVHFWAPWCSNSKRELKNGWASLVANNPDVTFTFVTVWNDGESGASMLDNNNLPDRVTEVTQPDLGSSNTESNRRRSFLTHPVTWVPSTWIFHNNGELAFAMNYGEMKMRTIQSLLDATRKNW comes from the coding sequence GTGAAGCTGCTTCGGCCTCTGCTCTTCGGCCTCTGCCTGTTCGTTGTTCTCCCGGCGCATGCCCAGCAATCGAGCGAAAACTGTCAGGCCTCGGCCACCCTTAGCCTGAATACCGACGCTGACGCGGACTCCGCAAGCACCACGCTCACGAAACAGACGGCGGTCACGAACCCGAAGCCGGCGGTCTCGGTGTCGCCGACAACCGAGGCGGAGGCCTACGTGCAAAACGTCATCCAAAACGACGGCCTTCACGTGGTGCACTTCTGGGCGCCCTGGTGCTCCAACTCGAAGCGGGAGCTCAAGAACGGCTGGGCCTCCCTCGTGGCCAATAACCCAGACGTCACCTTCACGTTCGTCACGGTATGGAACGACGGCGAGAGCGGTGCCTCCATGCTCGATAACAACAATCTGCCCGACCGGGTGACGGAGGTCACCCAACCCGACCTCGGGTCCAGCAATACGGAATCGAATCGGCGCCGGTCGTTCCTCACGCATCCCGTGACCTGGGTGCCCTCCACATGGATTTTCCACAATAATGGGGAGCTCGCGTTCGCTATGAACTACGGCGAGATGAAAATGCGTACGATTCAGTCGCTGTTGGACGCTACTCGGAAGAACTGGTAG
- a CDS encoding DUF2723 domain-containing protein → MNRKWIDRLTAGAVFLWALILYVSTMAPTVSFWDPGERIASAFKLQVMHPPGAPFYLLLGRLFSMLAPSEETVALAVNTISVLASAGTVMLAHLIIVRLVRRWQGDLEDVTTGQYVIALVSGVIGALTYAATDSFWFNAGIAEVYALSTFFTALVVWLVLRWSSAARREEEMLKGQGSHLFQLDANRYLVLIAALFGMAIGVHLLSLLAFFFVALIVFFTEFEKDSWTQQQLWGRLVLAGLASSAIFLAIYPGIVKGLPKVFDATGAPFISAIGIIGLVTYGVYATHKRRMPRANLALLCLAVILIGYGSYALVFVRSATEPSIDMNDPDNIERFIDYMEREQYGATPLLSGVSYNDQSGRVPRDGESKLFPRRHSPNSQHWSVYDRYDSDLGFFLDYQVGYMYVRYFLWNFAGRASDVQGATWMTGIPMLDQHVNNTQLKQTPSQKEARNMYFALPLLLGLFGAFYHFNRDWRRAFSVFVLFFVTGIGIIIYLNQTPMQPRERDYSYVGSFLAFSLWIGIGAGGLLQMVYESIKDTMSSMAQLGPLLGAGLLVFLTVPGWMTVENYGDHDRSENYVARDYAHNMLSSVAEDGIVFTNGDNDTYPLWYMQEVEGFRTDVRVVNLSLLNTPWYIRQLKQHDTYESEALPISMSNDQIQDIRPRRWKPRQVTLPVQTQALSSRFSEYMPDASNDTTMLESPMTWRLKGRSFGQKQRLLQAADLAVYNMLRTNAQNQWKRPIYFAVTVARSGQLNLSNYFQLEGQAYRVFPIKHKQPLGRVIPGLTDDRMSEFRFTNLADSSAYYNENARRMVDGYRLHFSHTSERLAKQGHTERSRQLMTNFTEEVPFSTIPGDVNTLMFTARAFRAIGDTEKLAGVLQEAQPVVFNELQTASSQRQFSQALFYAGRVRKAFVQADNQEALNTFDEKLDAQLAKAPYSVPARIRRAYGLSSDTSGGGPQGMPMGVPGGGPGASSPTPAPSGNAPSGNAPSGN, encoded by the coding sequence ATGAACCGGAAGTGGATTGACCGCCTCACGGCTGGGGCTGTATTTCTCTGGGCCCTGATTCTGTACGTCTCGACGATGGCCCCCACGGTCTCGTTCTGGGATCCTGGAGAACGTATTGCGAGTGCCTTCAAGCTGCAGGTGATGCACCCTCCGGGGGCTCCGTTCTACCTGCTGCTGGGACGCCTCTTTTCCATGTTGGCCCCGTCGGAGGAAACGGTTGCACTGGCCGTAAACACGATCTCGGTCCTGGCCAGTGCCGGAACGGTGATGCTCGCGCACCTCATTATCGTGCGGCTCGTGCGACGCTGGCAGGGCGACCTTGAGGACGTGACGACCGGCCAGTACGTCATTGCCCTCGTGAGTGGCGTGATCGGGGCTCTTACCTACGCCGCCACCGATTCGTTTTGGTTCAATGCAGGCATCGCGGAGGTCTACGCCCTCTCCACGTTCTTCACCGCTCTCGTCGTGTGGCTCGTGTTGCGCTGGAGCAGCGCCGCCCGGCGAGAAGAGGAAATGCTAAAGGGCCAAGGCAGCCACCTCTTCCAACTCGATGCGAATCGGTATCTTGTCCTCATCGCCGCCCTCTTCGGAATGGCGATTGGAGTCCACCTGCTGAGCCTCCTCGCCTTCTTCTTCGTGGCCCTCATCGTCTTCTTTACCGAGTTTGAGAAGGACTCGTGGACCCAGCAGCAGCTCTGGGGCCGCCTCGTGCTGGCAGGCCTGGCCTCGTCGGCCATTTTCCTCGCCATCTATCCCGGCATCGTAAAGGGCCTGCCGAAGGTATTCGACGCCACGGGAGCTCCCTTTATCTCGGCCATCGGCATTATCGGCCTCGTGACCTACGGCGTCTATGCGACCCACAAGCGGCGGATGCCCCGGGCCAATCTCGCGCTCCTCTGCCTGGCGGTCATTCTCATCGGATACGGGTCCTATGCGCTCGTCTTCGTACGAAGCGCCACCGAGCCGTCCATCGACATGAACGACCCGGACAACATCGAGCGCTTCATCGACTACATGGAGCGGGAGCAGTACGGCGCCACTCCGCTCCTGAGCGGGGTCTCCTACAACGACCAGTCGGGCCGCGTGCCGCGCGACGGCGAATCGAAGCTGTTCCCCCGCCGCCACTCGCCCAACTCGCAACACTGGAGCGTCTACGACCGCTACGATTCCGACCTGGGCTTCTTCCTGGACTACCAGGTCGGCTACATGTACGTGCGGTACTTCCTCTGGAACTTTGCCGGTCGGGCCAGCGACGTACAGGGCGCAACCTGGATGACGGGCATCCCGATGCTCGACCAACACGTCAACAATACCCAGCTGAAACAAACGCCGAGTCAAAAGGAGGCGCGCAACATGTACTTTGCCCTCCCCCTCCTCCTCGGCCTCTTTGGGGCGTTCTATCACTTCAACCGCGACTGGCGACGGGCCTTCAGTGTCTTCGTTCTGTTCTTCGTCACGGGCATCGGCATCATCATCTACCTCAACCAGACGCCGATGCAACCGCGCGAGCGGGATTACTCGTACGTCGGTAGCTTCCTGGCCTTTAGCTTATGGATCGGGATCGGGGCCGGGGGCCTCTTGCAAATGGTGTACGAGTCTATCAAGGACACCATGTCGTCCATGGCCCAGCTGGGCCCGCTTCTGGGGGCGGGACTACTCGTCTTCCTGACGGTGCCGGGCTGGATGACCGTGGAAAATTACGGCGACCACGACCGCTCGGAAAACTATGTGGCGCGGGACTACGCTCATAACATGCTGAGTAGCGTGGCCGAAGACGGCATTGTCTTTACGAATGGGGACAACGACACCTATCCCCTCTGGTACATGCAGGAGGTAGAGGGCTTCCGAACCGACGTGCGCGTTGTGAATCTCTCGCTCCTCAACACCCCCTGGTACATCCGGCAACTGAAGCAGCACGACACGTACGAGTCGGAGGCGCTGCCCATCTCGATGTCGAATGACCAGATTCAAGACATTCGCCCCCGGCGGTGGAAGCCACGGCAGGTGACCCTCCCGGTGCAGACGCAGGCCCTCTCGTCTCGCTTTTCCGAGTACATGCCGGATGCGTCAAACGACACCACAATGCTGGAGAGCCCCATGACGTGGCGACTGAAAGGGCGCTCCTTCGGCCAAAAACAGCGCCTGCTGCAGGCCGCCGACCTCGCGGTCTACAACATGCTCCGCACCAACGCCCAGAACCAGTGGAAGCGGCCCATCTACTTCGCCGTCACTGTGGCGCGCTCGGGGCAGTTGAACCTGTCGAACTACTTCCAACTGGAAGGACAGGCCTACCGCGTGTTCCCAATCAAGCACAAACAGCCCCTTGGGCGGGTCATCCCCGGCCTCACCGACGATAGAATGTCGGAGTTCCGGTTCACTAACCTCGCCGACTCCTCGGCCTACTACAACGAGAATGCGCGACGCATGGTGGATGGCTATCGCCTCCACTTCTCCCACACGTCCGAACGGCTCGCCAAGCAGGGCCACACCGAACGAAGCCGCCAGTTGATGACCAACTTCACGGAGGAGGTGCCCTTCTCGACCATCCCCGGCGACGTAAACACGCTGATGTTCACGGCGCGCGCCTTCCGGGCGATCGGCGACACGGAAAAGCTTGCCGGTGTCCTCCAGGAGGCCCAGCCGGTCGTCTTCAACGAGTTGCAGACGGCTAGCTCGCAGCGGCAGTTCAGCCAGGCCCTCTTCTATGCCGGGCGCGTCCGCAAGGCCTTCGTCCAGGCAGACAACCAGGAAGCGCTGAACACCTTCGACGAGAAGCTGGACGCGCAGCTGGCCAAGGCCCCATACAGCGTGCCGGCCCGCATCCGACGAGCCTACGGACTGTCGAGCGACACGTCTGGCGGCGGCCCCCAGGGCATGCCGATGGGAGTGCCGGGCGGAGGTCCCGGAGCTAGCAGTCCCACGCCCGCCCCTTCGGGAAATGCCCCCTCAGGCAACGCTCCCTCGGGGAACTGA
- a CDS encoding chorismate mutase — MSTTTSSPIEEARDRIDKIDRRFVELLAERYAVVDEICEMKAEDGDNVKDPDREAELLDHVAAIAEENDLSPQLVRRLYEKILSHSVRRQREQREHSEAEKRMPSPSNGAASSNGCDHA; from the coding sequence ATGTCCACTACGACTTCCTCCCCGATCGAAGAGGCGCGAGATCGCATCGACAAGATTGACCGTCGCTTCGTTGAGCTACTGGCCGAACGCTATGCGGTCGTCGATGAGATTTGCGAGATGAAAGCCGAAGACGGGGATAACGTGAAGGATCCGGATCGAGAGGCCGAACTCCTCGACCACGTGGCGGCGATTGCTGAAGAAAATGACCTTTCGCCCCAGCTCGTCCGTCGACTCTACGAGAAGATCCTTTCTCATTCGGTACGGCGCCAGCGGGAGCAGCGCGAGCATTCGGAGGCGGAGAAACGGATGCCCTCTCCCTCCAACGGGGCGGCGTCTTCCAACGGGTGCGACCATGCATGA
- a CDS encoding cupin domain-containing protein has protein sequence MPFFSVDALDRTEEMPGFLGAFVHSENMTVVNWTAEAGATVPEHSHPHEQFSMVVEGEFELTLDGETDVLRPGRLALIPSDVPHSGRARTDCKIVDVFSPMREAYQHEGDPVVRTSKGLD, from the coding sequence ATGCCGTTCTTTTCCGTAGACGCTCTTGATCGAACCGAGGAGATGCCGGGGTTCCTCGGTGCGTTTGTACACTCCGAAAATATGACTGTCGTCAATTGGACGGCGGAGGCCGGGGCAACGGTTCCTGAGCACTCTCATCCTCACGAGCAGTTCTCTATGGTCGTCGAGGGGGAATTTGAGCTCACGCTCGATGGAGAGACGGACGTGCTGCGTCCCGGGCGCTTGGCACTTATTCCGTCGGACGTTCCGCACTCAGGTCGAGCCCGAACCGACTGCAAAATCGTCGATGTCTTCAGTCCAATGCGGGAGGCCTATCAGCATGAAGGAGACCCTGTTGTAAGAACATCAAAAGGTTTAGATTAG
- a CDS encoding CNNM domain-containing protein, translated as MGLLLLYVALALGVSFMCSIMEAVLLSVTPSYVAALEREGNAMGERLHQMKDDIDRPLSAILSLNTIAHTVGAAGAGAQAAVVFGEAYTGIIAAILTLLILVVSEIIPKTLGAVYWRTIAPTVVRLLVPTIIAMWPLVKLSQGLTYLLSQDEDEAAFSREEFTAMAELGEEEGVFEEKESRILRNLFRFNSLRVKDVMTPRTVVFDLPEDKTIGQVVDEHDEFRFSRIPVYEDDPDDVTGYVLKDEMLLRAAQEEHDIYLEEIAREILVVRETLPLPDLLERLLDRLEHIALVVDEYGGVAGVVTMEDVVETLLGLEIVDEADSVEDMQALARQQWFKRARELGMVSDEAYERVSAAKDARGEEVPAPADLPGEEEFASKESDASMSSPPSPSESRSGPSGDPS; from the coding sequence ATGGGCTTACTCCTCCTCTACGTTGCGCTGGCGCTTGGCGTCTCCTTCATGTGCTCCATCATGGAGGCCGTACTGTTGAGTGTGACGCCGTCGTACGTGGCCGCGCTGGAACGCGAGGGGAACGCGATGGGCGAACGACTCCACCAAATGAAGGACGACATCGATCGCCCCCTCTCCGCCATCCTGAGCCTCAACACAATAGCGCACACGGTGGGAGCAGCCGGAGCCGGGGCGCAGGCGGCTGTAGTCTTCGGAGAAGCGTACACGGGTATCATTGCGGCCATTCTTACCCTGTTGATCCTGGTGGTATCGGAAATCATCCCGAAAACGCTTGGGGCCGTGTATTGGAGAACCATCGCCCCTACTGTCGTGCGCCTTCTGGTGCCCACGATTATAGCGATGTGGCCCCTCGTAAAGCTGTCGCAGGGCCTGACGTACCTGCTGTCGCAGGACGAGGACGAGGCGGCCTTCAGTCGGGAAGAGTTTACCGCGATGGCCGAACTGGGAGAAGAGGAAGGGGTTTTCGAGGAGAAGGAGTCGCGCATCCTGCGCAACCTGTTCCGCTTCAACTCGCTGCGGGTCAAAGACGTGATGACGCCCCGCACGGTGGTCTTCGACCTGCCGGAGGACAAGACAATCGGGCAGGTTGTGGACGAACACGACGAGTTTCGCTTCTCCCGCATCCCGGTATACGAGGACGATCCCGACGACGTAACTGGCTACGTTCTGAAGGACGAAATGCTGCTCCGTGCCGCACAAGAGGAGCACGACATTTACCTCGAAGAAATTGCTCGCGAGATTCTCGTTGTACGTGAGACGCTCCCGCTGCCCGATCTGCTGGAACGGCTTCTCGACCGGCTGGAGCACATTGCTCTGGTCGTAGACGAGTACGGCGGCGTGGCTGGCGTCGTGACGATGGAAGATGTCGTGGAAACCCTGCTTGGCCTCGAAATTGTCGACGAGGCAGACTCGGTCGAAGACATGCAGGCACTGGCCCGGCAGCAGTGGTTCAAACGAGCGCGTGAGCTTGGGATGGTATCGGATGAAGCCTATGAGCGGGTCTCTGCCGCGAAGGACGCTCGGGGCGAAGAAGTGCCCGCCCCGGCCGATCTTCCTGGAGAGGAGGAATTCGCCAGCAAAGAATCAGACGCGTCCATGTCGTCCCCTCCCTCCCCATCGGAGTCCCGATCCGGTCCCTCCGGCGACCCCTCTTGA
- a CDS encoding Mur ligase family protein, translating into MPLSVDALPDAHLRRFDRPSVPAPDSLEDVYLIGICGTGMGALAGLFKQAGYDVRGADDGVYPPMSTHLAEQNIPVLDGYDPAHLDPPPDLTVVGNACTPTHPEAAYAREHRLVQQSFPEALAHCFLTERRHPLVVTGTHGKTTTTGLLIHLLRHAGIDPGYLVGGVQQGEGGSYALGSDAPFVLEGDEYDSAYFDKRPKFMHYRPRHAIVTSVEFDHADIFADEDDYRSAFESFVGLLDADGLLALCGDDPAVRALAHHTNATVRTYGLNADNDIRATDLRATPEGQTFALHLGGKRRDVTLPMHGRHNVQNALAAALLAHQEGLSLSEITDGLASFDGMKRRQEVRGCPHNILVIDDFAHHPTAVQATLEAVRAAHPERRLVAAFEPRSNSSRRKIFETAYGNAFDSADRVFLKTPPVRHNDTEAKMLDPETVVQMIQDRGPSATAFDDVDAMLPALADALQPGDVALLMSNGSFDGLHERLLSTLEGMPSPIE; encoded by the coding sequence ATGCCCCTTTCGGTCGACGCCCTCCCCGACGCGCACTTGCGACGGTTTGATCGTCCTTCCGTCCCTGCCCCCGATAGCCTCGAAGATGTCTACCTCATCGGAATCTGCGGGACCGGCATGGGGGCTCTGGCGGGACTCTTTAAGCAGGCCGGCTACGACGTGCGCGGAGCCGACGATGGGGTGTATCCGCCCATGAGCACCCACCTCGCCGAGCAGAATATTCCGGTGCTCGATGGCTACGACCCCGCCCACCTCGATCCACCGCCCGACCTCACAGTCGTGGGCAATGCCTGCACGCCCACACACCCAGAGGCTGCGTACGCACGGGAGCATCGACTCGTCCAGCAGTCCTTTCCGGAAGCACTGGCCCACTGCTTCCTCACCGAACGGCGACATCCGCTCGTCGTGACGGGAACCCACGGGAAAACGACAACGACCGGCCTGCTCATCCACCTGCTCCGTCATGCCGGCATTGACCCTGGATACCTCGTCGGGGGCGTACAACAAGGCGAAGGGGGCAGCTACGCCCTGGGCAGCGATGCCCCATTCGTCCTGGAGGGGGACGAGTACGACAGCGCTTATTTCGACAAGCGGCCGAAGTTCATGCACTATCGGCCGCGGCACGCGATTGTCACGTCCGTCGAGTTCGACCACGCCGACATCTTTGCCGACGAGGACGACTACCGAAGTGCTTTTGAGTCGTTCGTCGGGTTGCTCGATGCGGACGGCCTACTGGCCCTCTGTGGCGACGACCCGGCGGTCCGGGCGCTTGCCCATCATACAAACGCGACGGTTCGCACTTACGGTCTGAATGCAGACAACGATATTCGTGCAACGGACCTTCGGGCCACCCCGGAGGGCCAGACATTTGCCCTCCACCTCGGAGGAAAGCGACGCGACGTGACATTGCCGATGCATGGACGTCACAACGTGCAGAATGCCCTGGCAGCTGCCCTTCTCGCCCATCAAGAGGGCCTCTCCCTTTCCGAAATTACCGACGGTCTTGCGTCGTTTGACGGCATGAAACGACGACAGGAAGTGCGGGGCTGCCCCCACAACATTCTCGTGATCGACGACTTTGCCCACCACCCTACCGCCGTACAGGCGACCCTGGAAGCCGTGCGGGCCGCCCATCCGGAGCGGCGTCTGGTTGCCGCGTTCGAGCCACGCTCCAACTCCAGCCGACGCAAGATCTTCGAGACGGCGTACGGAAACGCCTTCGATTCCGCAGACCGGGTCTTCCTAAAAACCCCCCCGGTGCGCCACAACGACACGGAGGCGAAGATGCTCGATCCAGAAACCGTCGTTCAGATGATCCAGGACCGGGGACCGTCTGCCACAGCGTTCGATGACGTGGATGCTATGCTTCCCGCCCTCGCAGATGCCCTCCAACCCGGCGATGTGGCCCTTCTCATGAGCAACGGCAGCTTCGACGGCCTCCATGAGCGCCTGCTTTCGACACTGGAGGGCATGCCTTCCCCGATCGAATGA
- a CDS encoding Npt1/Npt2 family nucleotide transporter codes for MGRLLGSIFGLRTEERTVAILMALYHFLLLVSLYLLKPVRDSLFLSMRGAAELPFVFILTTVVVMPVAFLHTRAGRRLTIGPLVDGGSLLLVVSLVALRGGMAVAGEWVAYLLYAWVSIYGLLVTSQFWLVANAIFTASQAKRIFPLLSAGAILGAIAGGELTGLLVNVIDVASENLLLGAGGVLMGATGVSIWGRQLAHEQGRTAGEQRTADPSETSAEASGALSIISNSRHIQFIIGILTLMVVVTTLVDYQFKTVAARAFASEEALTTFMGHFYGRVSIVALVVQFALVPRLMRMVGIQGALSVLPAILAVGTVGMLVMPGLVAGVFLRGAGQSFKHSVDKTGRELLFVPVPLEKKKRVKVFVDLFVDQGAQGLGGLILLVGAYGAGMGIQMLSIGTLGLIAVWGVLTYGVQQTYVDQFRTKLREQEQETDDEWEEQETDEDVLEALCSQAEGEVRWALDLLEEGARPVPVDALLCLLDHPTPAVRAQTIRVLRVREVAEVSESVAMALRDPDPDVQLEAARYLYCQLTDNHLERLQEALDHDDPQIQAAAVALIAEEGGLEEYRLVSESLLRRLVNTEGEQGREIRTQVARILGVLDRSYRDELLHPLLHDEAPSVVRAAIRAVGRGQRRAFVPMLVRRLGDDAFASSAQKALASFGTPILGTLYDHLRDETLSLRTRLGIPPIFAARPSQLGGRLLVRSLSGLCVPLRHATIRALSTMQASGAVDVDPDRIDSVLEIEIERFAAFQQMRRLGTAPSESGGTPVSEQQLVAWRDETLEAIFRLLGLRYDQRDLYDAYLGLTSENPVLRDSAVEFVDNLVEYRVRRALLPLLDDSSGQGAGQVGRQLFNLHIQSWAQAREYLTGIDDPRYDGSEGEPSSEGATDGSVWAAASLYP; via the coding sequence ATGGGACGGCTTTTGGGCTCCATTTTTGGATTGCGGACCGAGGAGCGTACCGTGGCCATCCTGATGGCCCTTTATCATTTTCTGCTTCTCGTCTCGCTTTATCTCCTGAAGCCGGTGCGGGATAGTCTTTTTCTCTCGATGCGAGGAGCTGCGGAGCTTCCCTTCGTTTTTATTCTTACGACGGTGGTGGTGATGCCGGTTGCATTTCTGCACACCCGCGCCGGACGCCGACTGACGATCGGCCCTCTCGTGGATGGCGGTTCGCTTTTGCTGGTGGTCAGCCTGGTCGCTCTTCGTGGGGGTATGGCTGTGGCGGGAGAGTGGGTGGCGTATCTGCTCTACGCCTGGGTCAGCATCTACGGGCTTCTCGTCACCTCGCAGTTTTGGCTGGTGGCCAATGCGATCTTCACAGCCTCACAGGCCAAGCGCATCTTTCCGCTGCTCAGTGCCGGGGCCATCCTCGGGGCCATTGCGGGAGGCGAGTTGACGGGTCTTTTGGTAAATGTGATTGACGTCGCAAGCGAGAATTTGCTTTTGGGCGCGGGGGGCGTTCTGATGGGCGCGACCGGGGTGAGCATTTGGGGCCGGCAGCTCGCCCATGAGCAGGGACGCACGGCGGGAGAGCAACGTACGGCCGACCCCTCCGAGACATCAGCGGAGGCATCCGGGGCCCTCTCGATCATATCAAACTCCCGACATATCCAGTTCATCATCGGGATTCTCACGCTCATGGTTGTGGTGACGACGCTGGTCGACTACCAGTTCAAGACGGTGGCGGCCCGGGCGTTTGCGTCGGAGGAGGCCCTCACGACATTTATGGGGCACTTTTACGGGCGGGTGAGCATTGTGGCACTCGTCGTACAGTTTGCTCTTGTGCCTCGGCTCATGCGCATGGTCGGAATTCAAGGAGCATTGTCCGTACTGCCTGCGATTCTTGCGGTTGGAACGGTGGGGATGCTCGTGATGCCGGGCCTTGTGGCGGGAGTCTTTCTGCGGGGGGCAGGGCAGAGCTTCAAGCATTCGGTCGACAAGACGGGGCGGGAGCTTCTGTTTGTGCCGGTGCCGCTGGAGAAGAAGAAGCGCGTGAAGGTGTTCGTGGATCTTTTCGTCGATCAGGGGGCGCAGGGACTGGGGGGACTCATCCTACTTGTGGGGGCATACGGGGCTGGAATGGGCATCCAAATGCTAAGTATCGGGACGCTGGGACTCATTGCGGTGTGGGGCGTATTGACGTACGGCGTTCAGCAAACCTACGTCGATCAGTTTCGGACAAAGCTCCGTGAGCAAGAGCAGGAGACGGATGACGAATGGGAGGAGCAAGAGACGGATGAGGACGTGCTGGAGGCATTGTGCAGTCAGGCGGAGGGAGAGGTTCGTTGGGCCCTGGACCTCCTGGAGGAGGGGGCAAGGCCCGTTCCCGTCGATGCGTTGCTCTGTCTGCTCGACCATCCCACGCCGGCCGTTCGTGCCCAGACGATTCGAGTCCTCCGGGTACGGGAGGTGGCCGAGGTTAGCGAATCCGTGGCGATGGCCCTTCGGGATCCAGATCCGGACGTGCAGCTGGAAGCGGCGCGATACCTGTACTGCCAGCTCACCGACAACCACCTCGAACGTCTCCAAGAGGCCCTCGACCACGACGATCCTCAAATTCAGGCCGCGGCCGTGGCCCTTATTGCGGAGGAGGGGGGCTTAGAGGAGTACCGACTTGTATCGGAGTCGCTGCTTCGTCGCCTCGTAAACACGGAGGGAGAGCAGGGCCGGGAAATTCGAACACAGGTGGCTCGCATCCTTGGGGTTCTCGACCGCTCCTACCGGGACGAACTCTTGCATCCCCTTCTGCACGACGAGGCGCCCTCCGTGGTTCGAGCGGCAATTCGGGCAGTGGGGCGGGGCCAACGACGCGCATTTGTACCCATGCTGGTTCGGCGCCTTGGAGATGACGCGTTCGCGTCCTCGGCCCAAAAAGCACTCGCGTCTTTCGGGACCCCCATTCTGGGCACGCTCTACGATCACCTGCGGGACGAAACTTTGTCTCTTCGCACGCGCCTGGGCATCCCGCCGATTTTTGCGGCCCGTCCAAGTCAGCTCGGGGGGCGCCTTCTCGTGCGAAGCTTGTCGGGACTCTGCGTTCCCCTTCGACACGCTACGATCCGGGCGCTTAGCACGATGCAGGCCTCCGGAGCCGTTGACGTGGATCCGGATCGAATCGACTCGGTCCTTGAGATTGAGATCGAACGCTTTGCCGCCTTCCAACAAATGCGCCGGCTCGGGACTGCTCCCTCTGAGTCGGGGGGCACGCCCGTGTCCGAGCAGCAACTGGTAGCCTGGCGGGATGAGACGCTGGAGGCCATCTTTCGCCTACTGGGGCTGCGATACGATCAGCGCGATCTTTATGATGCGTATCTCGGACTCACGAGCGAGAATCCTGTGCTCCGCGATAGTGCTGTGGAGTTTGTTGATAATCTCGTCGAGTACCGAGTCCGACGGGCGCTGTTGCCTCTTCTCGATGATTCGAGCGGGCAGGGAGCCGGACAGGTGGGACGGCAACTCTTTAATCTGCACATTCAGAGCTGGGCCCAGGCCCGAGAGTATCTCACGGGCATAGACGATCCTCGGTACGATGGGTCGGAAGGGGAGCCCTCCAGTGAGGGAGCGACTGACGGTTCCGTCTGGGCGGCTGCGAGTCTCTATCCCTGA